A DNA window from Bacteroidota bacterium contains the following coding sequences:
- a CDS encoding beta-ketoacyl synthase N-terminal-like domain-containing protein: protein MTKLKRKIYIVAGNNTISLGTGRKEFHPKKPRPGLEHYLKEAGQATLKDIGGAEHVDEIVVGNFMAPRFNNQGHLGAFAAHIDEKLKYKASISVEGACASGGLALTTAIKSILAETAEVVLTLGIEVQNTVKAIYGADVLAGAGWYQNRKNGHAYFFPGEFSDRAGAYYEKYGYDYTRKGMATWFKNAIENARLCPTAQEYHNNVEDLMALGMSKPFPKAFTDHLNVFDCSKVSDGCSAVAIVSEEGLKRIGIPKSEAVEVIAFAQVVDDLTKDPEDFTEMKATAEAAKQAMGDAGITKEDLATVETHDCFTIAGLLATEAIGFAEKGKGAEFITEGNTARNGKIPFNTTGGLIGWGHPTGATGVHQSVTMLEQLTGKAGEAQIDIPKDRPYGLSINMGGNDKTVVSLVYKAAE from the coding sequence ATGACAAAACTAAAACGAAAAATATATATTGTAGCAGGAAATAACACAATTTCATTAGGAACAGGAAGAAAAGAATTTCATCCCAAAAAGCCTCGACCCGGTTTAGAACATTATCTTAAAGAAGCGGGACAAGCTACTTTAAAAGATATTGGTGGTGCTGAGCATGTTGATGAAATAGTAGTAGGCAATTTCATGGCTCCACGATTTAATAACCAAGGACACCTTGGTGCTTTTGCAGCTCATATTGATGAAAAACTAAAATACAAAGCAAGTATAAGTGTTGAAGGTGCATGTGCCTCAGGTGGATTAGCTCTTACAACAGCAATTAAATCAATCCTTGCCGAAACTGCCGAAGTAGTTCTTACTCTTGGTATTGAAGTACAAAACACAGTAAAAGCAATTTATGGTGCTGATGTTTTGGCTGGTGCAGGATGGTATCAAAACCGTAAAAACGGACATGCATATTTTTTTCCGGGAGAATTTAGCGATCGTGCAGGTGCATATTACGAAAAATATGGTTATGATTATACAAGAAAAGGAATGGCAACATGGTTTAAGAATGCAATTGAAAATGCACGCCTCTGCCCTACTGCTCAAGAGTATCACAACAATGTAGAAGATTTAATGGCTCTCGGTATGTCAAAACCATTTCCAAAGGCTTTTACCGATCATCTTAATGTTTTTGATTGCTCAAAAGTTTCTGACGGTTGCTCGGCTGTTGCAATTGTTTCAGAAGAAGGTCTTAAAAGAATTGGTATTCCTAAAAGTGAAGCAGTAGAAGTTATAGCTTTTGCTCAAGTAGTTGACGATTTAACAAAAGACCCTGAAGATTTTACAGAAATGAAAGCTACTGCAGAAGCAGCAAAACAAGCAATGGGAGATGCTGGAATTACTAAAGAAGACCTTGCAACAGTTGAAACACACGATTGTTTTACTATTGCAGGATTATTAGCAACTGAAGCCATTGGTTTTGCCGAAAAAGGCAAAGGTGCAGAATTTATTACAGAAGGTAACACAGCAAGAAATGGAAAAATTCCTTTTAATACAACAGGCGGACTCATAGGCTGGGGACATCCAACAGGTGCCACAGGAGTTCATCAATCTGTAACAATGTTGGAGCAACTTACTGGGAAAGCAGGTGAAGCTCAAATTGATATACCAAAAGACAGACCTTATGGCTTATCAATCAATATGGGTGGAAACGACAAAACTGTTGTTTCTTTAGTCTATAAAGCAGCGGAGTAA
- a CDS encoding nitronate monooxygenase codes for MKDLNLFYLSTSHIDISFTQKISMNKITKLFKIKYPIIQGGMIWCSGWELASAVSNAGGLGLIGSGSMQPEILKLHIQKCKNATDKVFGVNLPLLYPQTEEHIKIIIDEKIKIVFTSAGNPKKWTSYLQEHGITVVHVISNVKFAKKCEEAGVDAIVAEGFEAGGHNGFEETTTMTLIPQIREAVKLPLIAAGGIATGKGMLAAFALGADAVQIGTRFVVSEESSAHPNFKKSVLETTDGSTKLTLKQLVAVRLIKNQFFNQVEELENKGATKEEISKLLGRTRAKLGMFEGDLNEGELEIGQVSGLINEIKSVDKIIEDIMNEFETSKISLNKLSF; via the coding sequence ATAAAAGACTTAAACTTATTCTACCTCTCTACTTCTCATATTGACATTTCTTTTACACAAAAAATAAGCATGAACAAAATCACAAAATTATTTAAAATAAAATACCCGATAATTCAAGGTGGGATGATTTGGTGTAGTGGTTGGGAACTTGCTTCTGCGGTTAGTAATGCAGGAGGACTTGGATTAATTGGTTCAGGTTCAATGCAACCCGAAATTTTAAAACTACACATTCAAAAATGCAAAAATGCAACTGACAAAGTCTTTGGAGTTAATCTACCCCTGCTCTATCCACAAACCGAAGAACATATTAAAATTATTATTGATGAGAAAATAAAAATTGTTTTTACTTCGGCAGGTAATCCTAAAAAGTGGACAAGCTACTTGCAAGAACATGGTATTACTGTAGTTCATGTAATTTCAAATGTTAAATTTGCAAAAAAATGTGAAGAAGCAGGAGTTGACGCAATTGTAGCCGAAGGATTTGAAGCCGGTGGACACAACGGTTTTGAAGAAACCACAACAATGACATTAATACCTCAAATAAGAGAAGCTGTTAAACTTCCTTTGATAGCCGCAGGAGGAATTGCAACAGGCAAAGGAATGCTTGCTGCTTTTGCTCTAGGTGCTGATGCTGTTCAAATCGGAACTCGTTTTGTTGTATCAGAAGAATCATCAGCTCATCCCAATTTTAAAAAATCTGTTTTAGAAACTACTGATGGCTCAACAAAACTTACATTAAAACAATTAGTAGCAGTACGGTTAATTAAAAATCAATTCTTTAATCAAGTTGAAGAACTTGAAAACAAAGGAGCAACAAAAGAAGAAATAAGTAAATTACTAGGTAGGACAAGAGCCAAACTTGGAATGTTTGAAGGCGACTTAAACGAAGGTGAACTCGAAATTGGACAAGTTTCAGGATTAATAAATGAAATAAAATCTGTCGATAAAATAATTGAAGATATAATGAATGAATTTGAAACAAGCAAAATCAGTTTAAACAAACTGTCTTTTTAA